In the genome of Gammaproteobacteria bacterium, one region contains:
- a CDS encoding conserved hypothetical protein (Evidence 4 : Unknown function but conserved in other organisms) has translation MSTVSNLAEEIRHELESTHPNLRKTILKKLPLLVAVMLEAQTANTAELAAILPLTTLRSDMRLQWISRLLSNPLLVSNKIVDPFARELFAEVSKNDPLIVLTMDQERLGDRFVILMVSLRIRDRIFPLVWRVETETGNLGFEWQRVILEQMVAWLPEKAKVLLMVERIAVAEGLFHWILARGWKYRIHLSNNFPTVVGNGEVTTLEELLKNVTAEAPVSNVRLFEGRVVTSIGKQLNAESGESQIIALDNLLTPAIDRGTISYQGIDAVFAGFRSKGFSLKDTQLHYAIRIDHLVLVMSLAMYWCRKIEYRNRQCLSIQDKSVDA, from the coding sequence ATGAGTACTGTATCGAACCTTGCGGAAGAAATCCGACACGAATTAGAGAGTACCCATCCTAATCTTCGCAAAACCATATTGAAAAAGCTGCCGCTCCTCGTCGCGGTTATGCTTGAGGCGCAGACGGCGAATACGGCAGAGTTAGCGGCGATACTACCACTCACTACGCTGCGGAGTGATATGCGTCTCCAGTGGATTTCGCGACTCTTGAGCAATCCCTTGTTGGTGAGTAACAAGATTGTTGATCCCTTTGCGCGCGAGTTATTCGCGGAGGTGTCGAAAAACGATCCGCTCATCGTGCTGACGATGGATCAGGAAAGGTTAGGGGATCGTTTTGTCATTTTGATGGTGAGCCTGCGGATTAGGGATCGAATCTTCCCGCTGGTATGGCGGGTTGAAACCGAGACGGGCAATCTAGGATTCGAGTGGCAACGTGTCATCCTTGAGCAGATGGTGGCATGGCTTCCCGAAAAGGCGAAAGTGTTGTTGATGGTGGAGCGTATAGCTGTTGCAGAGGGATTATTTCACTGGATTTTGGCGCGTGGTTGGAAATATCGAATTCATCTATCAAATAATTTTCCGACTGTCGTCGGAAATGGTGAAGTTACTACGCTTGAAGAGTTGCTTAAGAATGTAACTGCAGAGGCTCCTGTCTCTAATGTCCGTCTATTCGAGGGTAGGGTAGTTACCAGTATCGGGAAACAATTGAATGCTGAGTCGGGGGAGTCACAAATCATTGCTTTAGACAATTTGTTAACACCCGCAATTGATCGTGGTACTATATCGTATCAGGGGATTGATGCGGTATTTGCGGGGTTTAGGTCGAAAGGGTTCTCTTTGAAAGATACGCAATTGCACTACGCCATTCGCATCGATCACCTAGTACTGGTTATGTCGCTGGCGATGTATTGGTGTAGGAAAATCGAATACCGCAACCGGCAGTGCCTATCTATTCAAGACAAGTCTGTCGATGCCTAA
- a CDS encoding Serine/threonine protein phosphatase produces the protein MSWRIVSASVVGTSHHARGEPCQDYCVATTWHDSNGAEYLIVLVADGAGSARLGKEGAEFACQEGKRLIEEILDNLSGKCPSREEVIGWISALRAQIAVHAASAQVSIREYACTLLTAVVGPSFGVFSQIGDGGIVASCNGFLQPVLWPYTGEYANETHFLTDENGLAHLQYVAWATSSTDLALFSDGLQRLALVYESRTAHAPFFAPMLAVMHQATAASCLVLSEQLATFLASARVNERTDDDKTLVLATYHEEQHELPEIE, from the coding sequence GTGAGCTGGAGGATCGTTTCCGCATCGGTTGTTGGAACCTCACATCATGCCAGGGGAGAACCTTGCCAGGATTACTGTGTAGCAACTACCTGGCACGACTCCAACGGGGCTGAGTATTTAATAGTGCTCGTCGCCGACGGGGCGGGCAGTGCGCGTCTCGGTAAAGAAGGGGCAGAGTTTGCTTGTCAGGAAGGGAAACGCTTGATCGAGGAGATTCTGGATAATCTCTCGGGGAAATGTCCGAGTCGCGAGGAGGTGATCGGATGGATCAGTGCGTTGCGCGCACAGATCGCGGTCCATGCGGCCAGCGCCCAAGTGAGTATCCGCGAGTACGCCTGCACCTTGCTCACTGCGGTGGTGGGGCCTAGTTTTGGGGTATTCTCCCAAATCGGCGATGGAGGGATCGTTGCCTCTTGTAACGGATTTCTTCAACCGGTTTTGTGGCCGTATACGGGTGAATATGCCAATGAAACCCATTTTCTGACCGATGAAAATGGTTTGGCGCATCTGCAATATGTGGCATGGGCGACCTCCAGCACCGACTTAGCGCTATTCTCCGATGGTTTGCAGCGGTTAGCCTTGGTGTATGAGAGCAGAACCGCCCATGCCCCCTTCTTTGCGCCGATGTTGGCCGTGATGCACCAGGCAACGGCGGCATCTTGCCTCGTGTTGAGTGAACAATTGGCCACCTTTCTTGCTAGCGCTCGAGTGAATGAGCGCACGGATGATGACAAGACCCTGGTGCTTGCTACCTATCACGAAGAGCAACACGAACTACCGGAAATAGAGTAA